A window from Cyprinus carpio isolate SPL01 chromosome A11, ASM1834038v1, whole genome shotgun sequence encodes these proteins:
- the LOC109083836 gene encoding mRNA turnover protein 4 homolog — protein sequence MPKSKRDKKVSLTKTTKKGLEAKQNLIEELRKCADIYRYVFVFSVENMRNNRLKDIRTAWKHSRFFFGKNKVMMIALGKGPTDEYKDNLHKVSKFLRGEVGVLFTNKTKDEVREYFSNFKEVDYARAGNVATMAVTLDEGPLEQFPHSMEPQLRQLGLPTALKKGVVTLIKDFEVCKEGDTFTPEQARILKLFGIEMAEFKISVKCMWNSESGDFEKLTDGDSDETKKEETDEDSEDGEGSE from the exons ATGCCGAAATCCAAGAGAGACAAGAAAG tttctTTAACCAAAACAACCAAGAAGGGGTTAGAAGCCAAGCAAAACCTGATTGAAGAG CTGCGGAAATGCGCAGACATCTACAGATATGTGTTTGTGTTCTCAGTAGAAAACATGAGAAACAACAGACTAAAAGACATCAGGACGGCCTGGAAACACAgccg GTTCTTTTTCGGTAAGAACAAAGTCATGATGATCGCACTTGGTAAAGGACCGACAGACGAGTACAAAGATAATCTGCACAAA GTGAGCAAATTTCTCAGAGGTGAAGTAGGTGTTttgttcacaaacaaaacaaaagatgagGTCCGAGA ATATTTCAGTAACTTTAAAGAGGTGGATTACGCTCGAGCAGGAAACGTAGCAACCATGGCTGTGACGCTGGATGAAGGTCCGCTGGAGCAGTTTCCACACTCGATGGAGCCTCAGCTCAGACAGCTGGGCCTCCCTACAGCGCTCAAGAAAG GTGTGGTGACATTGATAAAAGATTTTGAAGTGTGTAAAGAGGGAGACACGTTCACACCAGAACAGGCTCGAATTCTG AAACTCTTTGGAATCGAAATGGCGGAATTCAAAATATCAGTCAAGTGCATGTGGAATTCTGAATCCGGGGACTTTGAAAAGCTGACGGACGGTGACAGCGATGAGACCAAGAAAGAGGAAACCGATGAAGACTCAGAGGATGGAGAAGGGAGTGAATAA
- the akr7a3 gene encoding aflatoxin B1 aldehyde reductase member 3: MQCAVGVGLSAARRLFLPRLKTSRFIHLRSMSQSKLPVTLLGSMAFGGRADAHLSAQLVQVFLERGHGELDTAFMYNDGQAETIIGNMQLPKTVRIATKANPWEGKTLKPESVRNQLETSLKRLRTQCVDLFYLHAPDHQNPIQDTLQACNELHKEGKFKELGLSNYASWEVAEIYCICKHNDWVLPTVYQGMYNATTRQVETELLPCLRYFGIRFYAYNPLAGGLLTGKYHYEDKDGAQPAGRFFGNSWAGAYRDRYWKESHFKGLDGIQKALEAAYGSEKPTLTSAAVRWMYHHSHLKGDLGDGVIIGMSSMEQLCENLTAAAEGPLKQEVVDAFKHAWDLVAHECPNYFR, encoded by the exons ATGCAGTGCGCTGTCGGAGTCGGCCTGAGTGCAGCTCGCCGCCTATTCCTCCCCAGACTCAAAACATCACGCTTTATTCACCTCCGCAGCATGTCTCAGTCCAAACTCCCCGTAACTCTTCTGGGCTCCATGGCGTTTGGGGGCCGCGCGGACGCGCACCTGAGCGCCCAGCTGGTGCAGGTGTTCTTAGAGCGCGGGCACGGTGAGCTGGACACCGCGTTCATGTACAATGATGGACAGGCGGAGACCATCATAGGGAACATGCAGCTTCCGAAAACAG TTCGAATTGCGACTAAAGCAAACCCCTGGGAGGGGAAAACACTCAAACCAGAGAGTGTCCGGAATCAGCTGGAAACGTCCCTGAAGAGGCTGCGCACACAATGTGTGGACCTGTTTTACCTGCACGCGCCGGACCACCAGAACCCCATTCAGGACACACTCCAGGCCTGCAATGAGCTGCATAAAGAG GGCAAATTCAAAGAGCTGGGCTTATCAAACTATGCATCATGGGAAGTGGCAGAAATCTACTGCATCTGCAAACACAACGACTGGGTGCTTCCTACGGTATATCAA GGCATGTATAATGCAACCACACGTCAAGTGGAGACCGAACTGCTGCCATGTTTGAGATACTTTGGCATCCGTTTCTATGCATACAATCCCCTGGCAG GTGGGCTCCTCACTGGGAAATATCACTATGAAGATAAAGACGGCGCTCAGCCTGCGGGGCGATTCTTCGGGAACAGTTGGGCTGGTGCTTACAGAGACAG ATACTGGAAGGAGAGTCATTTTAAAGGCCTAGATGGCATTCAGAAGGCTCTGGAAGCAGCGTACGGCTCAGAGAAACCCACCCTGACATCAGCTGCTGTTCGCTGGATGTATCATCACTCTCATCTGAAG GGTGATCTGGGTGACGGGGTCATCATCGGGATGTCCAGCATGGAGCAGCTGTGTGAGAACCTGACGGCAGCAGCAGAAGGTCCGCTCAAACAGGAAGTCGTGGACGCTTTCAAACACGCCTGGGATTTAGTGGCTCATGAATGTCCAAACTACTTCCGCTAG